Proteins from a genomic interval of Synechococcus sp. A15-28:
- a CDS encoding helicase-related protein — protein sequence MTLSTLTASPVDIPSPGSIVKVRGREWIALPQSSTEKQEQVLKLRPLGGGDQTIATLYWPLEGAAVKPASFDPPDPAQSGSQSSALLLRDALLLKLRAGAGPFRSLGNVALEPRPYQLVPLLMALKQAVTRVLIADEVGLGKTVEALLIARELLDRGEIRQITVICPPHLCEKWRVDMTGQFNLAAEVVRPGTAQKLERGLPAGKSIFDVIPFTVVSLDWIKSDRNRESFLRSCGEFVIVDEAHTCAARKGGGRQQRFELLRGLSAQPDRHLVLLTATPHSGDTEAFDNLLALLDPKFSGLSEMPEGQRRKDLRDDLGNYFVQRRRQDLKEEWGTNGADFPDRETREAEYKLSGDWAELFHDVLGYAKDLVQRSAGESKLRQRMSWWAALALLRCVSSSPAAASASLRTKLLNLQSDTKGDRDRDDNQVADDLEAMAALAVLDGADEGFSGEEAAPGADLAIAEDEEQLQDLIARADLLRGKAHDPKLKQLIKELNALLKEGFRPVIFCRFRPTAYYLAEQLKEALPKRSHVVTAVTGDLPPEERVLRIQELEAEVANEKVPVLVATDCLSEGIDLQHTFDAVVHYDLCWNPTRHEQREGRVDRFGQARTAVRALMLHGGSSNPVDDRVRTVILEKEKTIRKELGVSVPIPGNANSITQAVLSNILQGPAQTIQGSFDLELAGDTTTQLALDATIDAEWTSAKDNAKKNQAIFAQRSLKPEEALGEWERMKESLGSEDAVERLVVNASRRLNLPIGPIGASPGTWELDLSRLQDDRTALRERLRNHDLEGRLRLSFRSPAQAGGQLLSRSHPLVVELADFVAERALSGLEPELAARASVIRTKAVSRRTQLLVLRLRHQLHQDRWTGNGYDALPDLLVEECLTVEVKEQSVEPLEGATALELLEAAPTGNVDPGQRQQWLKDAVAGLDALQPALKALAERRAQLAEDDHRRVREASLRRGESLRMRFNCEPAPAVDVIGLFLLLPAPTL from the coding sequence ATGACCCTTTCAACTCTTACCGCAAGTCCGGTCGACATCCCGAGCCCCGGTTCGATCGTGAAGGTGCGCGGGCGTGAGTGGATCGCCCTGCCACAGAGCAGCACTGAGAAGCAGGAGCAGGTGCTCAAACTTCGGCCCCTGGGAGGTGGAGATCAGACGATCGCCACCTTGTATTGGCCGCTGGAGGGCGCAGCGGTGAAGCCGGCCAGCTTCGATCCGCCGGATCCAGCCCAAAGTGGCTCACAAAGTTCGGCGTTGCTGCTGCGGGATGCCCTGCTGCTCAAACTCCGCGCTGGCGCAGGGCCGTTCCGCAGCCTCGGCAATGTGGCCCTGGAGCCACGGCCCTACCAGCTGGTGCCGTTGTTGATGGCGCTGAAGCAAGCCGTCACCCGGGTGCTGATCGCCGATGAGGTGGGGCTTGGCAAAACCGTGGAGGCGTTGCTGATCGCCCGGGAGCTGTTGGATCGCGGCGAGATCCGCCAGATCACCGTGATCTGCCCACCACACCTCTGCGAAAAATGGCGAGTCGACATGACCGGCCAGTTCAACCTCGCCGCAGAGGTGGTTCGTCCTGGTACCGCCCAGAAGCTGGAGCGAGGGCTGCCGGCGGGCAAGTCGATCTTCGATGTGATCCCGTTCACCGTGGTAAGCCTTGATTGGATCAAGAGCGATCGCAACCGGGAGAGCTTCCTGCGCAGTTGCGGTGAGTTCGTGATCGTTGATGAAGCGCACACCTGCGCGGCGCGCAAAGGTGGCGGACGCCAACAGCGCTTTGAACTGCTGCGTGGGTTGTCGGCCCAGCCCGATCGACATCTGGTGCTGCTCACGGCCACACCCCACAGCGGCGATACCGAAGCGTTTGACAACCTTCTAGCGCTGCTGGACCCGAAATTCTCCGGCTTGAGCGAGATGCCGGAAGGTCAACGGCGCAAGGACCTGCGCGATGACCTGGGCAACTACTTCGTGCAGCGGCGCCGGCAAGATCTCAAGGAGGAATGGGGCACCAACGGCGCCGACTTCCCGGACCGGGAAACACGGGAGGCGGAGTACAAGCTCTCGGGCGATTGGGCTGAGCTGTTTCACGACGTGCTCGGTTACGCCAAGGATCTGGTGCAACGCAGTGCCGGTGAGAGCAAGCTGCGACAGCGCATGAGCTGGTGGGCAGCTCTGGCGCTACTGCGCTGCGTGAGCAGCAGTCCGGCAGCGGCATCCGCCTCGTTGCGAACAAAGTTGCTCAACCTGCAAAGCGACACCAAAGGTGATCGCGACCGGGATGACAACCAAGTTGCCGACGACCTGGAAGCCATGGCTGCCCTGGCGGTGCTGGATGGAGCCGACGAGGGATTCAGTGGAGAAGAAGCAGCACCCGGTGCTGATCTGGCCATTGCCGAAGACGAGGAGCAACTCCAGGATCTGATCGCTCGAGCCGATCTCCTGCGCGGCAAGGCACACGACCCCAAGCTCAAGCAGCTGATCAAGGAGCTGAATGCCTTGCTCAAGGAAGGCTTTCGCCCGGTGATCTTCTGCCGTTTCCGGCCGACGGCGTATTACCTCGCCGAGCAGCTCAAAGAGGCACTGCCAAAGCGCAGCCACGTGGTGACGGCGGTCACCGGTGATCTGCCACCAGAAGAACGCGTCTTGCGCATCCAGGAGCTGGAAGCTGAGGTCGCCAACGAGAAAGTCCCGGTATTGGTGGCCACCGACTGCCTGTCGGAGGGGATCGACCTGCAGCACACCTTTGATGCGGTGGTGCATTACGACCTCTGCTGGAACCCCACCCGCCATGAACAACGGGAGGGCCGGGTGGACCGCTTCGGGCAGGCGCGAACAGCTGTTCGGGCGCTGATGTTGCACGGCGGCAGCTCCAATCCCGTCGACGATCGGGTGCGCACGGTGATCCTTGAAAAGGAGAAAACGATCCGCAAGGAGCTGGGGGTGAGCGTGCCGATCCCCGGCAATGCCAACTCAATCACCCAAGCCGTCCTCAGCAACATCCTGCAAGGACCAGCCCAGACCATTCAGGGGAGCTTTGATCTCGAGCTTGCGGGAGACACCACGACGCAATTGGCACTTGACGCGACGATCGATGCTGAATGGACGAGTGCCAAAGACAACGCCAAGAAGAACCAGGCGATCTTTGCCCAACGGAGCCTCAAACCAGAGGAGGCGCTCGGCGAGTGGGAGCGGATGAAGGAGTCGTTGGGGAGTGAAGACGCCGTCGAGCGATTGGTGGTGAATGCCAGCCGGCGGCTCAACCTCCCAATCGGCCCCATCGGTGCAAGCCCCGGAACCTGGGAGCTGGATCTCAGCCGACTGCAAGACGACCGCACGGCCCTGCGGGAGCGCCTGCGCAATCACGACCTGGAGGGCAGGTTGCGCCTGAGCTTCCGCTCACCCGCTCAGGCTGGAGGCCAACTGCTCAGCCGCTCCCATCCGCTGGTGGTGGAACTTGCTGACTTTGTGGCCGAGCGTGCCCTCAGCGGCCTGGAACCCGAGTTGGCGGCTCGGGCCTCGGTGATTCGCACCAAAGCCGTGAGCCGCCGCACCCAGTTGCTGGTGCTGCGGCTGCGGCATCAGCTGCATCAAGACCGTTGGACCGGGAATGGCTACGACGCACTCCCCGATCTGCTCGTGGAGGAATGCCTCACGGTGGAGGTCAAGGAGCAAAGCGTTGAACCGCTGGAGGGAGCCACCGCACTGGAACTGCTCGAAGCGGCACCCACGGGCAACGTGGACCCTGGCCAACGCCAGCAGTGGCTGAAGGATGCCGTCGCTGGTCTTGATGCCTTGCAACCGGCACTCAAGGCTCTGGCTGAACGGCGGGCCCAATTAGCAGAAGACGACCACCGCCGCGTCCGCGAAGCCTCCTTGCGCCGCGGTGAATCGCTGCGGATGCGCTTCAACTGCGAACCCGCCCCGGCCGTGGATGTGATCGGCCTGTTCCTGCTGCTTCCTGCCCCAACCCTTTGA